Genomic window (Kosakonia sp. BYX6):
CGCTGGCCGCCGACCCGGAAGTGTTACTGATGGATGAACCCTTCGGTGCGCTCGATCCGGTGACGCGCAGCGCATTGCAACAGGAGATGGTGCGCATTCACCGCCTGCTCGGGCGCACCATTGTGCTGGTCACCCACGATATTGATGAGGCGCTGCAACTGGCCGATCACCTGGTGTTGATGGATGGCGGCAACGTCGTTCAGCAGGGCACACCGCTGGAGATGCTGACCACACCGCAAAACGACTTTGTGCGTGAATTCTTCGGGCGTAGCGAACTGGGTGTGCGTTTGCTGTCGCTGCGCCAGGTCAGCGGCTATCTGCGCAACGAACAGGTTAACGACGGCGAACCGTTGCAGTCTGAAATGACGCTGCGCGAAGCGCTCTCGTCGTTTGTCGCCCAGCAGTGCGAAGTGCTGCCAGTGAACAACGCCAGCGGGCTGCCCTGCGGCAGCCTGCATTTTCGTGATCTACTGCGCGTCGAGGTCGGTAATGAAGATCGTGCGTGATCCATTGCTGTGGCTGATTGCGCTGTTTGTCGCGCTGCTGTTGTGGTTGCCGCACAGCGCGGCGCTGTTCAGCGCGCTGTTTCCGCAACTGCCGCGCCCGGTCTATTTGCAGGAGAGTTTTATCACCCTGACGGTGGCGCATTTCGCGCTGGTCGCTATTTCCAGCGTGATTGCGGTGGTGATTGGCGTCGGCGTGGCGATTGCGGTGACGCGCCCTGGCGGGCGGGAGTTTCGTCCATTGGCGGAAACCATTGCCGCCGTCGGGCAGACCTTTCCGCCGGTGGCGGTGCTGGCGATTGCTGTGCCGGTCATGGGGTTTGGTGAACAACCGGCGGTTATCGCGCTGGTGCTGTATGGCGTGTTGCCGATTTTACAAGGAACGCTGGCGGGCATTGCTGCCGTGCCGCAAAGCGTGCAGAGCGTGGCGCAGGGCATGGGCATGAGCGGATGGCAACGGCTGGTCAAAGTGGAGTTACCGCTGGCGGCGCCCGTGATTATTGCCGGGGTGCGCACCTCGGTGATCATTAATATCGGCACCGCGACCATTGCGTCAACGGTGGGAGCCAGTACGCTGGGGACGCCGATCATCATCGGGCTAAGCGGTTTTAATACCGCCTATATCGTGCAGGGCGCGGTGTTGGTGGCACTGGCGGCAATCATTGTCGACCGGGGTTTTGAACGCCTGGCGGTGCTGCTTAACCGGCACCGCCACGCACAATAAACGAATATCCGGCGAGCATCACGCCGCTGATCCCGCCGATCGCCATCAGCAGAAATACGGTGATGACGAGAATTTTACCAGGCTTCATGTTGAGCTCCTTTTAAGTCAGGCCGGCATTATAAAGGCATTGCCAGTTGTTAATGAAACATTAAATGCCGATAAGAGAGACGTTATGCCCTGTCTCCTGCCACGCCAACAGTTGTTGTTGCTGCGCGATGGTGGGCGTTTCGCCGCACCACACCAGCAGTGTCTGGCCGTCGAACATCTCCGGGCGAAACTGGCTTAACGAGTGCGCCAGAATACCGACCCGCCAACCTTGCTGGCTTGCCATCCACCCTTCCAGCCATAAACGGGTGGTGTCCTGCACATTCCAGCCAACCACCAGCGCGTCCTGGCCGCTCTTTTTGCGTGCCGTCACCAGACAGCCGGAAATGTGGCTTATCAGCACGCCATCCAACAAGCTCAGCATCGCCAACAAGGCGGGCTGCGGGTTTTGCAGCCGGTGGCGCAACGGGTTGAGCAAATAGGTTGCCAGCGTGCGAGCCGGGTAGTCGCGCCCGCAGGTTTTGATCCACTGTTGTAACTGGTGTTGGTTTCCCTGCTGCAAATAGTGCAGCACGGTTTCCTGATGTTTGTACCAGCAGTCATGGTGGGTTTCAGGATCGTTTGCCAACAGCGATTGCACTTTGCTGACCTGCACGCCGGTGTCGATCCAGCGTTGAATTTCACGGATGCGGTCAATATCCGCCTCGGTAAATAACCGGTGGCCGCCATCCGTGCGTTGGGGTTTCAATAATCCGTAACGACGCTGCCAGGCCCGCAGCGTCACGGGATTGATGTCGCATAACAATGCCACTTCACCAATTGTGTAAAGCGCCATGATTTCACCTTTGCTGCCCACACCCGCTTTAACTGTAGCCGCTAGCGGCCCGCAGGCGGTGATTTGCGCAAGATGTGCGCGAAAGGTTAATGACTCTGGCTGACTTTGTGACACAGAGCACGATTTTGTGTTTTTTTGCAGCACTTCAAAGAAACGCGCGGCGACTCCCTGTATGTTACGCGCTTTGGTTGAGGTGGTGTCGCGGGTATGTACGAATTCAATCTGGTGTTGTTGTTACTTCAGCAAATGTGCGTGTTCCTGGTGATCGCGTGGTTGATGAGCAAAACGCGCCTGTTTATCCCGCTGATGCAGGTCACCGTGCGCCTGCCGCACAAGCTGTTGTGCTACGTCACGTTCTCCATTTTCTGCATTCTTGGCACCTATTTCGGGCTGCATATCGAAGATTCCATTGCCAACACTCGCGCGATTGGCGCCGTGATGGGCGGCTTGCTCGGCGGTCCGCTGGTTGGCGGCCTGGTCGGTCTGACCGGAGGTTTGCACCGTTATTCGATGGGCGGCATGACCGCGCTTAGCTGCATGATGTCGACCTTTGTTGAAGGGCTGCTCGGCGGGCTGGTACACAGCTTTTTGATTAAGCGTGGGCGCACCGACCGGGTGTTTAACCCGTTTACCGCCGGCGCGGTAACCTGCGTCGCCGAACTGATTCAAATGCTGATCATCCTGATGATTGCGCGTCCTTATGAAAGCGCGCTGCACCTGGTGCAAAGCATCGCGGCACCCATGATGGTCACCAATACCGTTGGCGCGGCGCTGTTTATGCGCATCCTGCTCGATAAACGCGCAATGTTTGAGAAATACACCTCGGCGTTTTCCGCCACCGCGCTGAAAGTCGCGGCCTCCACCGAAGGTTTCCTGCGTCAGGGCTTTAACGAAGAGAACAGCATGAAGGTGGCGCAGGTGCTGTACAAAGAGCTGGATATCGGCGCGGTGGCGATAACCGATCGCGAAAAGCTGTTGGCCTTTACCGGCACCGGCGACGATCACCATTTGCCGGGGCGGCCCATTTCCTCAGTCTGGACGCAGCGCGCCATTGAAACCGGGGAGGTGGTGTATGCCGATGGCAACGAAGTGCCATACCGCTGCTCACTGCATCCGCAGTGCAAATTAGGCTCGACGCTGGTGATCCCGCTGCGCGGCGAAAACCAGCGCGTGGTCGGCACTATCAAACTCTACGAAGCGAAAAACCGCCTGTTCAGTTCGATCAATCGCACGCTGGGCGAGGGGATCGCGCAACTGCTGTCGGCGCAAATTCTCGCCGGGCAATATGAACGCCAGAAAGCGCTGCTCACCCAGTCGGAAATCAAGCTGCTGCATGCGCAGGTTAACCCGCATTTCCTGTTTAACGCGCTCAATACCCTAAAAGCGGTGATCCGCCGCGACAGCGATCAGGCCGGGCTGCTGGTGCAATATCTCTCAACGTTCTTTCGCAAAAATTTAAAACGCCCGTCGGAAGTGGTCACGCTGGCGGATGAGATCGAACATGTAAATGCCTACCTGCAAATCGAACAGGCGCGTTTTCAGTCGCGCTTGCAGGTGCAACTGCACGTGCCGGATGCGCTGGCGCATCTGCGGTTGCCCGCCTTTACCTTGCAGCCCATTGTTGAGAACGCCATTAAACATGGGACCTCGCAACTGCTCGGCGTGGGTGAAATCACCCTGCATGCCAGCCAGCAGGGCAGGCACCTGGTGTTGGATATTGAAGACAATGCCGGGCTGTATCAGCCGAAAAGCGATGCCAGCGGGCTGGGCATGAGCCTGGTGGATAAACGCCTGCGCGCGCGTTTCGGTGATGAGTGCGGCATTACCATTGCTTGCGAGCCTGACCAATTCACCCGCATTACCTTACGACTCCCGTTGGAGGAAAACGCATGTTAAAAGTGCTGATTGTTGATGATGAACCGCTGGCCCGGGAAAACCTGCGTATCCTGCTTCAGGAAGAGAGCGATATTGAGATTGTCGGCGAGTGCGGCAATGCGGTGGAAGCGATTGGCGCGGTGCATAAACTGCGCCCGGACGTGCTGTTTCTCGATATTCAAATGCCGCGCATCAGCGGGCTGGAGATGGTCGGCATGCTCGATCCGGGCAACCGGCCGTATGTGGTGTTTCTCACCGCGTTTGATGAATATGCAGTGCAGGCCTTCGAGGAGCACGCGTTCGATTATCTGCTCAAGCCGATAGAAGCGCCGCGTCTGGAGAAAACCCTGGCCCGCCTGCGCCAGGAGCGCGGCGTGCAGGATGTGTCGGTGCTGCCGGAAAACCAGGACGCGCTGAAGTTCATTCCCTGCACCGGGCATAGCCGCATTTGGCTGTTGCAGATGGACGAAGTGGCGTTTGTCAGCAGCCGGTTGAGCGGGGTGTATGTCACCAGTCATGAAGGCAAAGAGGGTTTTACCGAATTGACGCTGCGCACGCTGGAGAGCCGCACGCCGCTGGTGCGCTGCCATCGTCAGTATTTGGTCAATATGGCGCATCTCAAAGAGATCCGCCTTGAAGACAACGGCCAGGCCGAATTGCTGCTGCGCGATGGGCTGACCGTGCCGGTGAGCCGACGTTATCTGAAGAATTTAAAAGAGACGTTGGGGTTGTAAATTCCTGCGCGATGCCTACACTGCGCGCTGGTTCCTCACTTCCTGGAAGAAAAATGCTGAATAACGATATCCTGCGCAGCCTGCGCTTCACCTTGCAGGCTGACAACAACGCGCTGGTGCGCATTCTCGCGCTGGCGGACACCCCGGTCACCGTGGAGCAGCTTGCGCCCTGGCTGCGTAAAGAGGATGAGGCGGGTTATCAGCCGTGTCCGGATATTGTGTTATCCGCTTTCCTCAATGGCCTGATTTACGAGAAGCGCGGTAAAGATGAGAGCGCGCCGCCGCTGGTGGCCGAGCGCAAATTGAATAACAACATTGTGCTGAAGAAATTGCGTATCGCGTTTTCGTTAAAGACCGACGATATTCTGGCGATCCTCACCGAGCAGCAGTTCCGCATTTCAATGCCGGAAATCACCGCCATGATGCGCGCGCCGGAGCATAAAAATTTCCGTGAGTGCGGCGACCAGGTGATGCGTTATTTCCTGCGTGGGTTAGCGGTGCGCGGGCAGAAGCCGCAGAGCAAATCAGAAGATAAATAAACAAGCCATACACAAAATTTGTAGGCCCGGTAAGCGTCGCGCCACCGGGCATTTTGATTAATTCACTTCTTTAAAACCGCGCGCTTTTAACAACTCTTCCGACTGCTTCATACTGATTTGGCCATTCACCGTGCCGGTAAACTCCGAACCCTGCAAACTGTTCAGCTTGGCGAAATCCACTTCGGTGTAATCCACATCCAGCGTCTCTTGCGCGTAGGTTTCTTCGTAATCCACGCTCTCTTTAATCCCTTTCACGCTCTGGTATTTTTTGCTGATCGGATCCAGAACCTTCATCGCCTCGTCTTTGGTTTTCGCACCAATCGCCGAGTATTCGATTTTGTTTTTCGCGGTCTGGCGCAGCACTTTGTCATCTTTGTAGTAATAGGTCAGCGTCACTTCCGTGCCCGCTTGCGACCAGCTAAAAGTTTTGCTCTGCTCTTTTTCGCCACAGCCGACCAGGCCAACGAGTAAAGCGACAGAAAAAATGGCTGCGATGAGTTTACTGAATTTCACGATAATCCCCTGTTTTCCATGTGAAGTATTGTTTTGGGTAACACCGAATTGAGTATAGAAAAAGGCGCTGAATTCAGCGCCTTATTTTTTTATTTAACTTGCTGGCCCGCTTTCGCACCGGAATCCGGGCTTAACAGGAAGATATCTTTCCCACCAGGACCGGCGGCCATCACCATCCCTTCGGAGATGCCAAAGCGCATTTTGCGCGGCGCGAGGTTGGCGACCATCACCGTCAGACGGCCAATCAGCGCGCTCGGATCCGGGTAAGCAGAACGAATGCCGGAGAAGACATTGCGTTTTTCGCCGTCCAGATCCAACGTCAGGCGCAGCAGTTTGTCGGAGCCTTCAACGAATTCAGCGTTTTCAATCAGCGCCACGCGCAGATCGACTTTCGCGAAATCATCAAAGCTGATGGTTTCCTGAATCGGGTTATCCGCCAGCTCGCCGGTTGCCGGGGCAGCAGCGGCTTTCACTTCCTCTTTGGAGGCTTCCACCAGCGCTTCTACCTGTTTCATCTCGATACGGTTGTACAACGCTTTGAACGCGCTAACTTTGTGGCCGAGCAGCGGCTGGTTGATGGCAGCCCATTCAAGCTGGGTATTGAGGAACGCTTCGGCGCGTTCCGCCAGCGATGGCAGCACCGGTTTCAGGTAGGTCAACAACACGCGGAACAGGTTGATGCCCATTGAGCAAATCGCTTGCAGGTCGGCGTCGCGGCCTTCCTGTTTGGCGACAACCCACGGCGCCTGCTCATCAACATAGCGGTTTGCCACATCGGCCAGCGCCATGATTTCGCGTACCGCTTTACCAAACTCGCGGCTTTCCCACGCTTCGCCAATGGTTGCCGCCGCGTCGGTAAAGGTTTTGTACAACGCCGGATCGGCCAGTTCATCGGCCAGTACGCCGTCGAAACGCTTGGCGATAAACCCGGCATTACGGGACGCGAGGTTCACCACTTTGTTCACGATATCGGCGTTCACGCGCTGGATGAAATCTTCCAGATTCAGGTCGATATCATCAATGCGCGAAGAGAGTTTCGCCGCGTAGTAGTAACGCAGGCTGTCGGCATCGAAATGGTTCAGCCAGGTGCTGGCTTTGATAAAGGTGCCGCGCGATTTGGACATTTTCGCGCCGTTGACCGTCACATAACCGTGTACGAACAGGTTGGTCGGCTTGCGAAAGCCGCTGCCTTCCAGCATCGCCGGCCAGAACAGGCTGTGGAAATAGACGATATCTTTACCGATAAAGTGATACAGCTCGGCGTCGGACTCTTTTTTCCAGTATTCGTCGAAGCTGGTCGTGTCGCCGCGTTTGTCGCACAGGTTTTTAAAGGAACCCATGTAGCCAATCGGCGCGTCCAGCCAGACGTAGAAATATTTGCCCGGCGCGCCTGGAATTTCGAAACCGAAGTACGGCGCGTCACGGGAGATATCCCACTGCTGCAAACCGGATTCGAACCACTCCTGCATTTTGTTGGCAACTTGTTCCTGCAATGCGCCGCTGCGCGTCCACGCTTGCAGCATTTCGCTGAAAGAGGGCAGGTCGAAGAAGAAGTGTCCGGAATCACGCATCACCGGCGTCGCACCGGAAACCACGGATTTCGGCTCGATAAGCTCGGTCGGGCTGTAGGTCGCGCCGCACACTTCGCAGTTATCGCCGTATTGATCCGGTGATTTACATTTCGGGCAGGTGCCTTTTACAAAACGGTCCGGCA
Coding sequences:
- a CDS encoding ABC transporter ATP-binding protein, giving the protein MIEFNNVSKTFAGQQAVSHLDLEVKSGAFSVLIGTSGSGKSTTLKMINRLVEHDEGTILFAGEDIRQLPVLELRRRMGYAIQSIGLFPHWTVAQNIATVLQLQKWSRAKRDARIDELMALLGLESSLRDRFPHQLSGGQQQRVGVARALAADPEVLLMDEPFGALDPVTRSALQQEMVRIHRLLGRTIVLVTHDIDEALQLADHLVLMDGGNVVQQGTPLEMLTTPQNDFVREFFGRSELGVRLLSLRQVSGYLRNEQVNDGEPLQSEMTLREALSSFVAQQCEVLPVNNASGLPCGSLHFRDLLRVEVGNEDRA
- a CDS encoding ABC transporter permease translates to MKIVRDPLLWLIALFVALLLWLPHSAALFSALFPQLPRPVYLQESFITLTVAHFALVAISSVIAVVIGVGVAIAVTRPGGREFRPLAETIAAVGQTFPPVAVLAIAVPVMGFGEQPAVIALVLYGVLPILQGTLAGIAAVPQSVQSVAQGMGMSGWQRLVKVELPLAAPVIIAGVRTSVIINIGTATIASTVGASTLGTPIIIGLSGFNTAYIVQGAVLVALAAIIVDRGFERLAVLLNRHRHAQ
- a CDS encoding protein YohO; this translates as MKPGKILVITVFLLMAIGGISGVMLAGYSFIVRGGAG
- the mlrA gene encoding HTH-type transcriptional regulator MlrA, with product MALYTIGEVALLCDINPVTLRAWQRRYGLLKPQRTDGGHRLFTEADIDRIREIQRWIDTGVQVSKVQSLLANDPETHHDCWYKHQETVLHYLQQGNQHQLQQWIKTCGRDYPARTLATYLLNPLRHRLQNPQPALLAMLSLLDGVLISHISGCLVTARKKSGQDALVVGWNVQDTTRLWLEGWMASQQGWRVGILAHSLSQFRPEMFDGQTLLVWCGETPTIAQQQQLLAWQETGHNVSLIGI
- a CDS encoding sensor histidine kinase, with the translated sequence MYEFNLVLLLLQQMCVFLVIAWLMSKTRLFIPLMQVTVRLPHKLLCYVTFSIFCILGTYFGLHIEDSIANTRAIGAVMGGLLGGPLVGGLVGLTGGLHRYSMGGMTALSCMMSTFVEGLLGGLVHSFLIKRGRTDRVFNPFTAGAVTCVAELIQMLIILMIARPYESALHLVQSIAAPMMVTNTVGAALFMRILLDKRAMFEKYTSAFSATALKVAASTEGFLRQGFNEENSMKVAQVLYKELDIGAVAITDREKLLAFTGTGDDHHLPGRPISSVWTQRAIETGEVVYADGNEVPYRCSLHPQCKLGSTLVIPLRGENQRVVGTIKLYEAKNRLFSSINRTLGEGIAQLLSAQILAGQYERQKALLTQSEIKLLHAQVNPHFLFNALNTLKAVIRRDSDQAGLLVQYLSTFFRKNLKRPSEVVTLADEIEHVNAYLQIEQARFQSRLQVQLHVPDALAHLRLPAFTLQPIVENAIKHGTSQLLGVGEITLHASQQGRHLVLDIEDNAGLYQPKSDASGLGMSLVDKRLRARFGDECGITIACEPDQFTRITLRLPLEENAC
- the btsR gene encoding two-component system response regulator BtsR produces the protein MLKVLIVDDEPLARENLRILLQEESDIEIVGECGNAVEAIGAVHKLRPDVLFLDIQMPRISGLEMVGMLDPGNRPYVVFLTAFDEYAVQAFEEHAFDYLLKPIEAPRLEKTLARLRQERGVQDVSVLPENQDALKFIPCTGHSRIWLLQMDEVAFVSSRLSGVYVTSHEGKEGFTELTLRTLESRTPLVRCHRQYLVNMAHLKEIRLEDNGQAELLLRDGLTVPVSRRYLKNLKETLGL
- a CDS encoding DUF1456 family protein; this translates as MLNNDILRSLRFTLQADNNALVRILALADTPVTVEQLAPWLRKEDEAGYQPCPDIVLSAFLNGLIYEKRGKDESAPPLVAERKLNNNIVLKKLRIAFSLKTDDILAILTEQQFRISMPEITAMMRAPEHKNFRECGDQVMRYFLRGLAVRGQKPQSKSEDK
- a CDS encoding YehR family lipoprotein produces the protein MKFSKLIAAIFSVALLVGLVGCGEKEQSKTFSWSQAGTEVTLTYYYKDDKVLRQTAKNKIEYSAIGAKTKDEAMKVLDPISKKYQSVKGIKESVDYEETYAQETLDVDYTEVDFAKLNSLQGSEFTGTVNGQISMKQSEELLKARGFKEVN
- the metG gene encoding methionine--tRNA ligase gives rise to the protein MTQVAKKILVTCALPYANGSIHLGHMLEHIQADVWVRYQRMRGHQVNFICADDAHGTPIMLKAQQLGITPEQMIGEMSQEHQTDFAGFNISYDNYHSTHSDENRELSELIYTRLKENGFIKNRTISQLYDPEKGMFLPDRFVKGTCPKCKSPDQYGDNCEVCGATYSPTELIEPKSVVSGATPVMRDSGHFFFDLPSFSEMLQAWTRSGALQEQVANKMQEWFESGLQQWDISRDAPYFGFEIPGAPGKYFYVWLDAPIGYMGSFKNLCDKRGDTTSFDEYWKKESDAELYHFIGKDIVYFHSLFWPAMLEGSGFRKPTNLFVHGYVTVNGAKMSKSRGTFIKASTWLNHFDADSLRYYYAAKLSSRIDDIDLNLEDFIQRVNADIVNKVVNLASRNAGFIAKRFDGVLADELADPALYKTFTDAAATIGEAWESREFGKAVREIMALADVANRYVDEQAPWVVAKQEGRDADLQAICSMGINLFRVLLTYLKPVLPSLAERAEAFLNTQLEWAAINQPLLGHKVSAFKALYNRIEMKQVEALVEASKEEVKAAAAPATGELADNPIQETISFDDFAKVDLRVALIENAEFVEGSDKLLRLTLDLDGEKRNVFSGIRSAYPDPSALIGRLTVMVANLAPRKMRFGISEGMVMAAGPGGKDIFLLSPDSGAKAGQQVK